The window GCACCTCGCCGATCCCGGCGCGCTCGGCGGCAAGCAGCATCGCCGAGGTCAAACCGGTGATGCCTTTGGTCATCGCGCCATAGCACATTTTCACGGCCGATGCCGCGCCAATGCCGCCGTCGATCACCTTGGTTTTCAAACCGTGCTTGACCATCAGGCTCGCGGCATCTGTCGCGTTGCCCGACAGATAGATCAATGGCCCGCCCGTGCTGTCGGCCCGTGGTGGCGCGCCGATAATGCCGCCATCGACGAAATCCGCATGCCCCGCCACGATATCCGCGATCTCGCGGCTGCGGTCGGGGCTGATGGCGTTCAGATCGGCATAGATCGGGCGATGGCCGCCGGGCAGGGCGGCGATGATCTGCCCGGCGGTTGTGACCGCGATCGCGGGTGGCACCACCGACAGGATCAGATCGGCGCGGGCCAGTTCGTTCAGGCTGGCAGGCCGCATTCCCGCCTGTTCCGCGCGGTGCCGCGTCGCCTCGCTGCGGCCTTCGGTCATGGTCAGCACAGTTGCACCGTGGGCCGCCAGCACACAGCCCAGCCCTGCGCCCATGGCGCCTGCGGCGGGCAGTGCGATCACGGTCATTGCGCTGTCTCGGCGGCCATCAGCAACTTGTCGGGCGTGAACGGCATCTCGCGCAACCGGATCCCGGTGGCGTTGAAGATCGCATTGCCGATTGCCGCAGGCACGCCGACGATACCGATCTCGCCGATGCCCTTGGCACCAGTCGGGCCGAACCATTCGTCGAACTCGTCGATCCAGATCGCGTCGAGTTTGCCAATATCGGCATGCGCGGCGATGTGATAACCGGCGAAATCGGCGTTCACCACGTTGCCATAGCGCGGGTCGATCACGCTTTCCTCGTGCAGCGCGGCGGAAATGCCCATCGTCATGCCGCCGATCATCTGCGAACGCGCGGTCACCGGGTTGACGATGCGCCCCGCTGCGTAGGCCCCCAGCATCCGGGGCACGCGGACCTCTCCGGTCACGGTATTCACCCGCGCCTCGGCGAAATGGGCGCCGTAGGCATGCATCGAATAATCCTTGTAGCCTTTTGGCGGTCGGCTGGTGGCGACCACATGTGCGCCCTCTTTGGGCGTATCGCCGTGCTTGTCGCGGAACTTGTTCGCGGCCTTGATGATCGCGCCGCCCCAACTGTAGGTCCCGGCGCTGCCACCGGCCAGCCAGGCCAGTGCCAGCCCGCTTTGACCGATCTCAAGCTTGATCTGATCCATCGGCACGGCCAGTGCGTCAGCGGCGATCTGCGTCAGCGCGGTCCAGGCGCCGGTGCCTATATCGCTGGCGCCCAGTTGCACGACATAGCGGCCATCAAGAAAGCGCACGCGGCAGCGCGAGGGCAGCATGTAGACATGGGGAAAGGTGGCGCCGGCCATGCCCAGACCGATCAGCCATTCGCCCTCGCGCCGTGTGCGGGGCGCCGCTGGACGGTCCGCCCAGCCAAAGGCGGCCGCGCCTTCGTTCAGGCAGGCGACCAGATTGCGGGTGCTGAAAGGCTTGTCGTTATCGGGATTCACCTTGGGCTCGTTGCGCAAGCGCAGCTCGATCGGGTCCAGCCCGCAGTCATGCGCCAACTCGTCCATCGCCGTTTCCAGCGCAAAGGCGCCGGTGAATTCACCCGGCCCGCGCATGAAGATGCCGGGCGAAATATCCAGCATCTGGCGGTGATAAACGGTGTCGCAGGCGGGTGCCGCATACATCATCCGGGCGCCGCCGCCGGATGCATCGATATAGGATTTCAGCCGCGAATCCGGGGCGGTGATGTGATGTTCGATCCCCAAAAGCTGGCCTTCGGCATCGGCGGCCAGACGCATCCGGTTATGGCTTGCGGGACGATAGCCGGTGGTCGCGAACATCTGATGGCGCGTCATCGCGTATTTCACCGCGCGTCCACGCAGCGCCTTTGCCGCCAGGCAGGTCAGCACGACATGGGCATGTGGCAGGCCCTTGCCGCCGAAACCGCCGCCGGTATAGGGCGAGATGACCTCGAACTGGGTCGGCAGCAGCCCCAGCAGGGGCGGCAGCAGCGCCTGTGCGGTCAGCACGCCCTGATTGGCGTCCCATATCGTCAGTCGTTTCTTGTTGCCGTCGGACCCGCCCCCGTCGCGCCACAGCGCGATCAGGGCATGCGGTTCCAACGGATTGTGGAAATGCGCGGGGTGGCTGTAGGTCTGATCGACCTGATGAGCGGCCTGCGACCAGGCCGCCTGCATATCGCCGCGACGATGTTCACCCGGCTCGCCACCGACCTTCTTGGGGATTTCCAGATCATTGGCATCGGGGCGGAATTCGACATCAAAGGGCCGCGCGTCGCAGGTCACGCGCACCAGAGCCGCCGCCTGCCGCGCCGTCTGGGCATCTTCGGCCACCACCGCGCCGATGAACTGGCCATGATGGGCGATCTTTGGCGATTGCAGCACCTTGAGCGCGGCGTCCGTGCCAATCCACAGCCGCGATGCGTTTTCATGCGTCAGAACCAGCAAGACGCCGGGCAGCGCATTGGCCGCGCTGGCATCGATGGCCGTGATTTCGCCCTTGGCGATGGGCGCGGTGATCGGCCACAAATAGGCCGGGTTTTCCTGAGGGTGTTCAAAGGCATAGGGCGCCGTGCCACTGACCTTGAGCGGGCCGTCGATGCGGCGGCGCGGGGCGCCGATATTCTGTGGATCATTGGGGCGCATCATGACCGGTCCTCCGCTGGCAGTCCGGCCAGATCGGCCAGAACCGCAGTGATCGCGTTGCGCAGCATCGGCACCTTATAGGCATTGTCGTGGCCGGTTTGCGCATTGGCCAGTTCGGCCTCGGCGGCGGCGCGGAAGCTCTGATAGGTGGCAGGCTTGCCGCGCAGTGCCACCTCGGCGTTGCTGGCGCGATGGGGGCGATGCGACACGCCGCCGAGCGCCAGCCGAACGTCGGTGACAGTGCCGCCCTGCACCTCCAGTGCCGCTGCGACCGAGACCAGTGCAAAGGCATAGGACGCGCGGTCCCTGATCTTGCGATAGCGCGAGGTCGCCGCGACAGGCGATGCCGGCAACTCGACGGCGATGATCAACTCATCCGCAGCAAGGTTGGTGTCGCGGCTTGGCGTGTCACCGGCGGGGCGGTGGAAATCGGCAAAGGGAATGCGCCGCTCGCCGTCCGGGCCTTGCACGATCACCACCGTATCCAGCGCGGCCAGTGGCACGCAAAGATCCGAAGGATGCGCGGCGACGCATTCGCCCTCCGTGTCGAAAATGGCATTGTAGCGGCCGAAACCGTCGCGCGCCGGACAACCGCTGCCCGGTTCGCGCTTGTTGCAGGGCGTCGTCAGGTCCTGGAAATAGACGCAGCGCACCCGCTGCATGAGGTTGCCCCCGGTCGAGGCCATGTTGCGCAACTGACCGGATGCACCCGACAACAGCGCCTGCGCCACAAACGGATAACGCTGCCGGATCGCCGGATGCGCGGCCAGATCGCTGTTGCGGACCATCGCACCGATGCGCAAACCGCCATCGGCTGTTTCGTCGATGTCGGTCAGCGGCAGGCGGTTTATGTCAACGATCTGTGCAGGCCGGGCGATGCCCAGCTTGAGGTGATCGACCAGATTGGTGCCGCCCGCCAGAAACGCCCCGTCCGCGCGCAACTGGGCAATGGCGTCGGCGGTATCTGCGGCTCGGCTGTAATCAAAGGGCGTCATACCGGGTCCCCTTCGGCGGTTTCGCGGATTGCCGTCAGGATATTGGCATAGGCGCCGCAGCGGCACAGGTTACCTGACATGCGCTCTCGGATCTCATCATCGCTGAGCGTTGGTGCCGTATTGATATCGGGTGTGACGTGACTGGGCATGCCTTGCGCAAACTCGCGCAGCATTCCGACGGCGGAACAGATCTGTCCCGGCGTGCAATAGCCGCATTGCAGCCCGTCATGGTCGATGAACGCCTGCTGCATCGGGTGCAGATCGCCCGGCTGGCCCAGACCACCCGCCGTCACCACATCGGCCCCGTCATGTGACACCGCAAGGCACAGGCAGGACAGCACACGCTGGCCATCCAGCAATACCGTGCAGGCCCCGCACTGGCCGTGATCGCAGCCCTTCTTGGCAGAGAAATTGTCCAGACGGTCGCGCAAGGTATCCAGCAATGTCTCGCGTGGGTCCAAAGCCAGCTCGACAGCCTCGCCATCGATCGTCAGCCGGGTGGGAATTGACATGGGATGGTCTCCTTCCTGCGCCGGGTTAACGCCGGGCGGCAAAGAAATGTTGCAGCAACTCGCGCGATTTCTGCGCAGAGATACCGTCATAGACCTGTGGCTTGTGGTGGCATTGCGGGTGATCAAAGACGCGCGCGCCATGCGCCACGCCGCCCATTCGGGGGTCATCGGCGCCGTAATACAGCAACTCGATCCGCGCGGCCGAGATGGCGGCGGCGCACATCGGGCAGGGCTCGAGTGTCACCCAAAGGGCATGGCCGGGCAGCCGCTGCGACCGCGCGGCGGCGCAGGCAGCGCGGATCACCTGGATCTCGGCATGCGCGGTCGGGTCGCTTAGCTGAAGCGTGCGATTGCCGTCGGCGGCGACAACCTGGCCCTGCGGATCAATCAGTACCGCGCCCACCGGCACCTCGCCGCGCAGGGCGGCGGCTTGGGCCTGTTCCAGAGCCAGATCCATATGCGAGTGAAAAGGGCGCATGATTGGGTTGTGGCTGCTGCGGTTCGATCAGGCAAGCCCCGTGACAGGTCACGTCGATTTGCCTTTCCTTTGCAGTGCCCGGTGCGTAGAAGCCTCGCTTTACCAACCGCCGCAGTGATGCGCAGGAGATATCGCCATGACCGACGCCCCCAATCCCGACAAGCCAACCGAAGCCGACCGCATCGCCAAGGTGATCGCCCGTGCGGGCCTTGCCAGCCGACGCGAGGCCGAGCGCATGATCGTCGAAGGACGTGTCTCGGTGAATGGCGAAAAGATCGCCTCGCCCGCGCTGGACGTCCTGCCCACCGACAAGGTCGAGGTTGACGGCAAGGCGCTTGAGGCACCTCAAGAGACGCGGTTGTGGATCTATTACAAGCCCGTCGGTCTGGTGACGTCGGATTCGGATGAAAAGGGCCGCCAGACGGTCTTTGATGCGCTGCCTCGCGATTTGCCGCGCGTCATGTCCATCGGCCGGCTGGACCTGAATTCCGAAGGTCTGCTGCTGCTGACCAATGATGGCGAGTTGAAGCGCCGGCTGGAACTGCCCGCGACCGGCTGGCTGCGCCGCTACCGGGTCCGGGTGAATGGCAAGCCCACCGACCTGACCTTTGATCCGCTGCGTCGCGGGATCACCATCGACGACGAGGACTTCCAGCCGATGGAGGTCCGTCTGGACAGCCAGCAGGGCGCGAATGCCTGGCTGACCGTCGGCATCCGCGAGGGCCGCAACCGCGAGATCCGGCGTGCCATGACCCATATCGGCTTGCAGGTGAACCGGCTGATCCGCATCGGCTACGGTCCCTTCAAACTGACCGGCCTCGAGGAAAACGAGGTTCGCGAGATCAAGCGTCGCACCCTGCGCGATCAGTTGGGCGGGCTGTTGACCGGCGAGACCGAGGACAAGCCCCGCGATTTTCGCGAGCGCGGTGCCGATCAGGACCGGCCACGCCGCCGCGACGACGATGATCGCCGGCCCCGGCGCGACGACGGCCCGCGCAAACCGCGCTTTGACAAGGGCGATGGCGCTGATCGCAAACCCTATGCCCGCCGCGATGACGATGGCGCCGGACGACCGCAGCGTGACCGTGGTGACGGGCCGCGCAAGCCGCGTTTCGATAAGGGTGATGGCGGTGCCAAGCCCTTCCGCAGCCGCGATGACGGCCCGCGTAAACCGCGCTTTGACAAGGGCGACAGCGCCGACCGCAAACCCTATGCCCGCCGCGATGAGGATGGCGCCGGGCGTCCGCAGCGTGATCGTGGTGACGGGCCGCGCAAACCGCGCTTTGACAAGGGCGACAGCGCAGATCGTAGGCCCTATGCCCGCCGCGATGGCGAAGGTGAGGCCCGCCGTGACGGTGCCAAGCCTTACGGCAATCGCGATGGCGGCAAACCTTATGGCAGCCGTGACGGCGGCAAGCCGTCTGGCAGCCGCGATGGTGGCAAGACCTACGGGAACCGCGAAGTTGGAAAATCCAACGGGTCGCGCGATGGGGCCAAGCCCGGCCCGCGCCGTGATGGCGGCAAGCCCGGCGGCTTTGCGGGTCGCGATGATGCCAAGAAATCCTACGGCCCGCGCAAGGATAGCCGCCCGGGACATCAGGGTAAGCCGGGGCAGAGCCGCGGCCCCCGGCCCGGTGGCGGCAAGCCGCGTTCACCGCGCGGCTGACCGGCCTTATTTGGTCAGGATCAGCTTGCCTGCGCGGGTGATGCGCAGCTGATAGACCTGTTCACCCAGAACGATCAGAGCCTGATTGCCACCGGCAGTCAGGCTCTCTGCGTCATGGGCCGGCAGGTTGCTGAGCAAGGTCGCGCCGGCGCGCGAAAAATCGGCAGGGTTTATGGCTGTCATCGGATCTGTCCTTTGTCTCGTTCTTCCTTGATTTCAAATCTGACAAGAATAGTCGGATAAGTCAAAGTAAAAGACTCGGGAATCTATGAGGCTTCGGTTTTTTGCCGATTAGCCCTCCGAAAGGCAGTCCGCGATGGTATCACCCATTTGCTGTAACAGCGCCGGGTATAGCTGCGCACCCATTTCCTGCCCGGCGCCCGACGGGTCCAGCGTGTCGCCGACGCGAATATCGGTGCCGTCAATCAGCGAATCGATCAGGCCGGGATCGTGGCCGATCTCTGGAAAGGCGCAGCGGACCGATTCTGCCTTGATCTCATCGCGAATGGCCGACAGGCGGGCGGCCGACGGCGACGAGGCATCGCCAAGTGCCACCGCAACGGCCGGTTCAAGACCAAAGCGATCGGTAAAATAGCCATAGGCATCGTGAAAAACCAGGAAATGCGCGTCCGCTACCGGTGCCAATTGCGCGCTCACCTGTTGGATGACCTGATCCAGTTGCCCGGCCCCATCAGCGGCGTTCTGGGCATAGGTCGCGGCGTTGCCAGGATCGGCAGTCGACAGCGCCTCGGCGATGACGGTCAGCCAGAGCTTGCCGTTTTCCGGATCAAGCCACGCATGCGGATCGACGCCGCTGTGATCATGATCGTGGTCGTGGTCGCCTTCATGCCCGTGCGCGTCAGCATTGAAATCGCGTCTGTGGGTGTCGGACTGGGCGAGCAGCAAGAGTGAGGTGCCGCTGGCCAATGCTGCCGCAGACCGTTCCAGCCAGGGCGTCAGTTCAGGGCCGATCCAGACCAGCAGGCCCGCATCCTGCAGCGCCGCCGCGTCTGAAGGGCGCAGTTGATGGTGGTGGGCATTGCCGCCGGTAGGCAGCAGCACCTGAACCGTTCCCAGATCGCCCAGGACCTGTTGGACCAACGCGCCTGTTGCAGGAATGTCGGCGATGACGCTGGGGGTCTCGGCCAGGGCGGGCAGAGCGGTCAAGGCAGCGAGGGCGGGCAGAGCGGTCAGAATGCGCATGGGGTCCCTTCAGAATCGCAATCGGGTTGAACAGCGACAGCAATTGGATGTAATAGAGTAACAAGTCAACAGATATGTTATAAAATCACATGAACTCGGATCACCTTCCTGACGATACCGCGACGGCCTTCGCCCCGCACGATCACGGCGCCTGCCGCGATCAGGCGTTGCAGGCCGCTGCCGAACTGGCCGATCAACAGGGCGTGCGCCTGACGCCCGTGCGGCGGCGCACGCTGGAGATCCTGCTGGAATCGCACAGAGCGCTTGGCGCCTATGACGTGCTGGAGCGTCTGTCGGCAGAGGGCTTCGGCAGTCAGCCACCCGTCGCCTATCGGGCGTTGGATTTTCTGGTGCAGAACGGGCTGGCGCATCGGGTGCAGCGATTGAATGCCTTTGCCGCCTGCCTGACCCCGGGCCACCTGCATGCGCCCGCCTTTCTGATCTGCCGTACGTGCAACAAGGTGGCCGAGGCCGATGCGCCCGCAATTCGCGCTGCCCTGGGCGATGCAGCCCGGGCATCCGGCTTTGCCGTCGAGCGGATGACCGTCGAGGCGCTGGGCCTGTGCGACAGTTGCGCCGGTGTCGAGGTGTCCGCTTGACCGCGTTGCTGCAAGCCGAAAAGCTGACCATTCATCGACCCGGCACCGCCGATCCGGTGCTGCATGATGTGGATTTCCGCATTGATCCGGGCGAGATCGTCACCGTTGTCGGGCCGAATGGTTCGGGCAAGTCCTCGCTGGTGCGGGCGCTGCTGGGGCATATGCCGCTGGCATCGGGTTCGGTGCGGCGGCAACCGGGGCTGCGCATCGGCTATGTGCCGCAGCGCGTTCACATCGACAGCGCCATGCCGATGACCGTCCGGCGCTTTTTGTCACTGCCGCGCAAGGTCAGCGATGCAAAGGCCGCAGATATGCTGCGTGAGGTCGGTGTCGAAGGCGTCGAACGACGTCAGATCACCCAGCTGTCCGGCGGGCAGTTCCAGCGCGTTCTGCTGGCGCGCGCGCTGCTGCACGATCCGGAATTGCTGGTGCTGGACGAGCCGACGCAGGGGCTGGACCAGCCGGGTATCGTCGGCTTTTACAAGCTGATCGAACAGATCCGCCGCCAGACAGGCGCGGCCATCCTGCTTGTCAGCCACGATCTGCTGGTGGTCATGCGCGCATCGGATCGGGTTCTCTGTCTGAACGGCCATATCTGCTGCGAGGGCACGCCCGAACATGTCAGCGTTGCGCCCGAATACCGTGCCCTCTTCGGTGCGGACGCCGAGGGCACGCTGGCGCTGTATCGTCATCATCATGACCATGACCATGACCACGATCATGGTCCCGCGCAGGATCACCATCATGCTTGACGATTTCATGGTCCGCGCGGCGCTGGCCGGACTTGGGCTGGCGCTGGCCGCAGGCCCTCTTGGTTGTTTCGTGGTCTGGCGGCGAATGGCCTATTTCGGCGATTCGATTGCCCATGCCGCGATCCTCGGCGTCGCGATGAGCTTTGCGTTTGGGGTGTCGATCTATGCGGGCACGCTGGCGGTTGCGCTGGCCATGGCACTGACGGTCTCGTCGCTGGTCGGGCGCGGACACGCGATGGATACGCTGCTGGGGGTGGCGGCGCATTCCGCGCTGGCGCTGGGGCTGGTGGCCGCCAGTTTCGTGCCCGGGCTGCGGGTTGATCTGACGGCCTTTCTGTTTGGCGATATTCTGGCCGTGGGGCGGATGGATCTTTTGTGGATCTGGGGGGGTGCGCTGGCGGTTCTGGGCCTGCTGATCTGGCGCTGGCAGCCGCTGGTCAGCGCGACGGTGAACGAAGAACTGGCAATGGCCGCGGGAATCGATACGCGGCTAGAGCGACTGATTCTGGCAGCGGCTCTGGCCGTGGTTGTGGCGGTCTCGATAAGGATTGTCGGTGCTTTGCTGATCTCTGCCATGCTCATCATACCGGCGGCAGCGGCGCGCGGCTGGTCGCGCACACCAGAG is drawn from Paracoccus tegillarcae and contains these coding sequences:
- a CDS encoding NAD(P)-dependent oxidoreductase, whose product is MTVIALPAAGAMGAGLGCVLAAHGATVLTMTEGRSEATRHRAEQAGMRPASLNELARADLILSVVPPAIAVTTAGQIIAALPGGHRPIYADLNAISPDRSREIADIVAGHADFVDGGIIGAPPRADSTGGPLIYLSGNATDAASLMVKHGLKTKVIDGGIGAASAVKMCYGAMTKGITGLTSAMLLAAERAGIGEVLHAELSRSQSQLLTRSEQTLPDMYGKAYRWVDEMDQIAAFLTPERPESQIWQGLARFYQMLADDEASDKSQVSDLDHFLKRREKTLGNSSRST
- a CDS encoding 2Fe-2S iron-sulfur cluster-binding protein, whose translation is MSIPTRLTIDGEAVELALDPRETLLDTLRDRLDNFSAKKGCDHGQCGACTVLLDGQRVLSCLCLAVSHDGADVVTAGGLGQPGDLHPMQQAFIDHDGLQCGYCTPGQICSAVGMLREFAQGMPSHVTPDINTAPTLSDDEIRERMSGNLCRCGAYANILTAIRETAEGDPV
- the hemP gene encoding hemin uptake protein HemP; protein product: MTAINPADFSRAGATLLSNLPAHDAESLTAGGNQALIVLGEQVYQLRITRAGKLILTK
- a CDS encoding nucleoside deaminase is translated as MRPFHSHMDLALEQAQAAALRGEVPVGAVLIDPQGQVVAADGNRTLQLSDPTAHAEIQVIRAACAAARSQRLPGHALWVTLEPCPMCAAAISAARIELLYYGADDPRMGGVAHGARVFDHPQCHHKPQVYDGISAQKSRELLQHFFAARR
- a CDS encoding xanthine dehydrogenase family protein molybdopterin-binding subunit, with protein sequence MMRPNDPQNIGAPRRRIDGPLKVSGTAPYAFEHPQENPAYLWPITAPIAKGEITAIDASAANALPGVLLVLTHENASRLWIGTDAALKVLQSPKIAHHGQFIGAVVAEDAQTARQAAALVRVTCDARPFDVEFRPDANDLEIPKKVGGEPGEHRRGDMQAAWSQAAHQVDQTYSHPAHFHNPLEPHALIALWRDGGGSDGNKKRLTIWDANQGVLTAQALLPPLLGLLPTQFEVISPYTGGGFGGKGLPHAHVVLTCLAAKALRGRAVKYAMTRHQMFATTGYRPASHNRMRLAADAEGQLLGIEHHITAPDSRLKSYIDASGGGARMMYAAPACDTVYHRQMLDISPGIFMRGPGEFTGAFALETAMDELAHDCGLDPIELRLRNEPKVNPDNDKPFSTRNLVACLNEGAAAFGWADRPAAPRTRREGEWLIGLGMAGATFPHVYMLPSRCRVRFLDGRYVVQLGASDIGTGAWTALTQIAADALAVPMDQIKLEIGQSGLALAWLAGGSAGTYSWGGAIIKAANKFRDKHGDTPKEGAHVVATSRPPKGYKDYSMHAYGAHFAEARVNTVTGEVRVPRMLGAYAAGRIVNPVTARSQMIGGMTMGISAALHEESVIDPRYGNVVNADFAGYHIAAHADIGKLDAIWIDEFDEWFGPTGAKGIGEIGIVGVPAAIGNAIFNATGIRLREMPFTPDKLLMAAETAQ
- a CDS encoding zinc ABC transporter substrate-binding protein, which gives rise to MRILTALPALAALTALPALAETPSVIADIPATGALVQQVLGDLGTVQVLLPTGGNAHHHQLRPSDAAALQDAGLLVWIGPELTPWLERSAAALASGTSLLLLAQSDTHRRDFNADAHGHEGDHDHDHDHSGVDPHAWLDPENGKLWLTVIAEALSTADPGNAATYAQNAADGAGQLDQVIQQVSAQLAPVADAHFLVFHDAYGYFTDRFGLEPAVAVALGDASSPSAARLSAIRDEIKAESVRCAFPEIGHDPGLIDSLIDGTDIRVGDTLDPSGAGQEMGAQLYPALLQQMGDTIADCLSEG
- a CDS encoding Fur family transcriptional regulator, producing the protein MNSDHLPDDTATAFAPHDHGACRDQALQAAAELADQQGVRLTPVRRRTLEILLESHRALGAYDVLERLSAEGFGSQPPVAYRALDFLVQNGLAHRVQRLNAFAACLTPGHLHAPAFLICRTCNKVAEADAPAIRAALGDAARASGFAVERMTVEALGLCDSCAGVEVSA
- a CDS encoding pseudouridine synthase: MTDAPNPDKPTEADRIAKVIARAGLASRREAERMIVEGRVSVNGEKIASPALDVLPTDKVEVDGKALEAPQETRLWIYYKPVGLVTSDSDEKGRQTVFDALPRDLPRVMSIGRLDLNSEGLLLLTNDGELKRRLELPATGWLRRYRVRVNGKPTDLTFDPLRRGITIDDEDFQPMEVRLDSQQGANAWLTVGIREGRNREIRRAMTHIGLQVNRLIRIGYGPFKLTGLEENEVREIKRRTLRDQLGGLLTGETEDKPRDFRERGADQDRPRRRDDDDRRPRRDDGPRKPRFDKGDGADRKPYARRDDDGAGRPQRDRGDGPRKPRFDKGDGGAKPFRSRDDGPRKPRFDKGDSADRKPYARRDEDGAGRPQRDRGDGPRKPRFDKGDSADRRPYARRDGEGEARRDGAKPYGNRDGGKPYGSRDGGKPSGSRDGGKTYGNREVGKSNGSRDGAKPGPRRDGGKPGGFAGRDDAKKSYGPRKDSRPGHQGKPGQSRGPRPGGGKPRSPRG
- a CDS encoding FAD binding domain-containing protein translates to MTPFDYSRAADTADAIAQLRADGAFLAGGTNLVDHLKLGIARPAQIVDINRLPLTDIDETADGGLRIGAMVRNSDLAAHPAIRQRYPFVAQALLSGASGQLRNMASTGGNLMQRVRCVYFQDLTTPCNKREPGSGCPARDGFGRYNAIFDTEGECVAAHPSDLCVPLAALDTVVIVQGPDGERRIPFADFHRPAGDTPSRDTNLAADELIIAVELPASPVAATSRYRKIRDRASYAFALVSVAAALEVQGGTVTDVRLALGGVSHRPHRASNAEVALRGKPATYQSFRAAAEAELANAQTGHDNAYKVPMLRNAITAVLADLAGLPAEDRS
- a CDS encoding metal ABC transporter permease encodes the protein MLDDFMVRAALAGLGLALAAGPLGCFVVWRRMAYFGDSIAHAAILGVAMSFAFGVSIYAGTLAVALAMALTVSSLVGRGHAMDTLLGVAAHSALALGLVAASFVPGLRVDLTAFLFGDILAVGRMDLLWIWGGALAVLGLLIWRWQPLVSATVNEELAMAAGIDTRLERLILAAALAVVVAVSIRIVGALLISAMLIIPAAAARGWSRTPEQMAAIATGLAAISVAIGLWSSLRLDSPAGPSIVVAAAACFAVGAFRARG
- a CDS encoding metal ABC transporter ATP-binding protein, with protein sequence MTALLQAEKLTIHRPGTADPVLHDVDFRIDPGEIVTVVGPNGSGKSSLVRALLGHMPLASGSVRRQPGLRIGYVPQRVHIDSAMPMTVRRFLSLPRKVSDAKAADMLREVGVEGVERRQITQLSGGQFQRVLLARALLHDPELLVLDEPTQGLDQPGIVGFYKLIEQIRRQTGAAILLVSHDLLVVMRASDRVLCLNGHICCEGTPEHVSVAPEYRALFGADAEGTLALYRHHHDHDHDHDHGPAQDHHHA